Proteins from a single region of Geminicoccaceae bacterium:
- a CDS encoding molybdopterin-dependent oxidoreductase codes for MSIQRRLSLCHWGAFTASVGNGRLVEAVPMDGSGADPVMIGRWPELVHSHLRIDRPHVRRRFLEQGAAAGGEGRGSDEMVPVDWDTALDLVASEIARIHETFGPQAIFGGSYGWSSAGRFHHARTQVRRFLASAGGFTDQVGNYSWGAAHALLPHVLGSAEAVSGAATGWESIAGSTDTLVAFGGLNPKNWRVTSGGAGFHRMPEAVVEAARNGVKFIIVSPHADDVPDGIDALTIRPRPNSDTAIMLALAREALVSGRADLPFLQHYTVGHEQLADYLHGRMDGVDKTLEWAATIADVPHSTLRELWHRIRNGRVMLTATWSLQRSQYGEQPYWALIALAAMLGQIGLPGGGFCFGYGSLNAVGARARKGFVPAMPAISNPANSAIPAASILDCLAHPGKIIAFNGNTLTFPDIRLVYWAGGNPFHHAQDLFALDAAWRRPQTVIVNEPWWTPAARRADIVLPATTSAERNDIGGTSRDPHVFAMPRLVPPQGEARDDFTIFAALAERLGCHQTFTDGLDEQGWLTRLWVANEARATTAGIDIPSLGELFAKGCWRVPPPDGPEVMLAGFRADPDAVPLATPSGRIELFSATIAGFGLDDVPGHPAWIEPVEWLGRAAADELHLVTNQPSRQLHSQLFQTRTDNGPAQVDIAPSDAAARGIGNGAQVRLFNRRGACLAQAHVNHGLRPGVLAMPTGAWFAPDPARPHLERNGNPNVLTSSRTTSGLGQGCAALSTLVRIEPWNVEG; via the coding sequence ATGAGTATCCAGCGCCGGCTGAGCCTGTGTCACTGGGGTGCCTTCACCGCGAGCGTGGGAAATGGCAGGCTCGTCGAGGCTGTCCCCATGGACGGTAGCGGCGCCGATCCCGTGATGATCGGGCGTTGGCCGGAACTGGTCCATTCGCACCTGCGCATCGACCGCCCGCATGTGCGCCGCCGCTTTCTCGAACAAGGCGCGGCAGCGGGCGGCGAGGGACGCGGCAGCGACGAGATGGTGCCTGTCGACTGGGACACGGCGCTCGATCTGGTGGCGAGCGAAATTGCGCGCATCCATGAAACGTTCGGTCCACAGGCAATCTTTGGTGGTTCCTATGGCTGGTCGAGTGCAGGCCGGTTCCACCATGCCCGCACGCAAGTCCGGCGTTTTCTTGCCTCTGCCGGAGGGTTCACCGATCAGGTCGGCAATTACTCGTGGGGGGCCGCGCACGCCTTGCTGCCGCATGTCCTGGGATCGGCGGAAGCCGTTTCGGGGGCGGCCACCGGGTGGGAGAGTATCGCCGGTTCTACTGACACACTGGTGGCCTTTGGCGGGCTCAATCCCAAGAACTGGCGGGTGACGTCGGGCGGCGCCGGGTTCCACCGCATGCCCGAAGCCGTGGTTGAAGCCGCCCGGAACGGGGTGAAATTCATCATCGTCTCACCCCATGCCGACGATGTTCCCGACGGCATCGACGCGCTGACGATCCGGCCACGGCCCAACAGCGATACCGCGATCATGCTGGCACTCGCCCGCGAGGCCCTTGTCAGCGGGCGGGCCGACCTGCCCTTTCTCCAGCACTACACCGTGGGCCATGAGCAACTGGCCGACTATCTGCATGGCCGGATGGACGGAGTAGACAAAACACTGGAGTGGGCGGCAACCATTGCCGATGTTCCACATTCCACGCTTCGGGAATTGTGGCATCGAATCCGGAATGGCCGGGTGATGCTCACCGCGACGTGGTCCCTGCAACGTTCCCAATATGGCGAACAGCCCTATTGGGCACTCATCGCGCTTGCCGCCATGCTCGGCCAGATCGGCTTGCCGGGCGGCGGCTTCTGCTTCGGTTACGGTTCGCTCAACGCCGTGGGTGCGCGGGCGCGCAAGGGCTTCGTGCCTGCCATGCCCGCCATTTCCAACCCCGCAAACAGCGCCATTCCGGCAGCATCCATCCTCGACTGCCTTGCCCATCCGGGGAAGATCATCGCCTTCAACGGCAACACCCTCACCTTCCCTGACATCCGCCTCGTCTACTGGGCGGGCGGCAATCCCTTCCACCATGCCCAGGACCTGTTCGCCCTCGATGCCGCGTGGCGTCGGCCGCAGACCGTGATCGTCAACGAGCCATGGTGGACACCCGCCGCCCGCCGCGCCGACATCGTCCTGCCGGCCACCACATCGGCGGAACGCAACGATATCGGCGGCACTTCGCGTGACCCCCATGTCTTCGCCATGCCCCGTCTCGTGCCGCCGCAGGGCGAGGCACGAGACGACTTCACCATTTTCGCGGCTCTGGCCGAGCGCCTCGGTTGCCACCAGACGTTCACGGATGGACTCGACGAGCAGGGCTGGCTCACCCGGTTGTGGGTGGCGAACGAGGCCCGTGCGACCACCGCCGGCATCGACATTCCAAGTCTTGGCGAGCTCTTCGCCAAGGGGTGCTGGCGAGTACCGCCGCCGGACGGACCCGAAGTGATGCTGGCGGGATTCCGCGCCGATCCGGACGCTGTGCCACTTGCAACGCCATCCGGCCGCATCGAGCTGTTCAGCGCCACGATCGCCGGCTTCGGCCTCGATGACGTACCGGGACATCCGGCGTGGATTGAGCCAGTCGAATGGCTGGGCCGGGCGGCAGCCGATGAACTGCATCTGGTGACCAACCAGCCGTCGCGGCAATTGCACAGCCAGTTGTTCCAGACCCGGACCGACAATGGCCCGGCGCAGGTCGACATCGCGCCGTCCGATGCCGCAGCACGCGGGATCGGCAACGGTGCGCAGGTGCGGCTGTTCAATCGTCGTGGCGCGTGTCTGGCACAGGCGCATGTCAATCATGGCCTGCGTCCGGGTGTGCTGGCGATGCCGACGGGCGCATGGTTCGCCCCCGATCCCGCCCGGCCGCATCTCGAACGCAACGGCAATCCCAACGTGCTCACATCGTCCCGGACGACATCGGGCCTTGGTCAGGGATGCGCTGCCCTGAGCACGCTGGTGCGGATCGAGCCCTGGAATGTGGAAGGATAG
- a CDS encoding dihydrodipicolinate synthase family protein, which translates to MAHIKPKGSFVALVTPMNHDGSIDFEGFRTLLDWHAENGTEAVLIMGSTGEVSMLSAEERREIISRTVKMKPGNMLMYYGITGNNTATTIEYARFAKAEGADGAIMAAPAYICADNAAITDYALEVLDSTDLAMGFYNNPPRVKTDLHWNDLLKLADHPNMVVLKESTTRVGQVAQVCAARPDMSIMCCCSPNLGLVIPTMALGGHGTANMTGNIIPREMAVISKPWADGTDAFACREAWLENLPMLHFAYSTINPVSIKTLMRAVGLPAGPLRKPLQPASAPVLQAGLDAFETLGLGKKYGLRMDRNAIAAE; encoded by the coding sequence ATGGCTCACATCAAACCCAAAGGCTCGTTCGTCGCCCTTGTGACGCCGATGAACCACGATGGCAGCATCGACTTCGAGGGCTTTCGCACATTGCTCGACTGGCATGCCGAGAACGGTACCGAAGCGGTATTGATCATGGGTTCGACCGGCGAGGTCTCCATGCTTTCCGCCGAGGAACGCAGGGAGATCATCAGCCGCACGGTGAAGATGAAGCCCGGCAACATGCTCATGTATTACGGCATCACCGGCAACAATACCGCCACGACCATCGAATATGCCCGTTTCGCCAAGGCGGAGGGTGCCGATGGCGCCATCATGGCCGCTCCCGCCTATATCTGCGCCGACAATGCCGCGATCACCGACTATGCGCTCGAAGTGCTCGACAGCACCGATCTGGCCATGGGTTTCTACAACAATCCGCCACGGGTGAAGACCGACCTGCACTGGAACGACCTGCTGAAGCTGGCCGATCATCCCAACATGGTCGTCCTCAAGGAATCGACGACCCGCGTCGGTCAGGTCGCCCAGGTCTGTGCAGCCAGGCCCGACATGTCGATCATGTGCTGCTGTTCCCCCAATCTGGGGCTGGTGATCCCGACCATGGCACTGGGTGGTCACGGTACCGCCAACATGACGGGCAACATCATTCCCCGGGAAATGGCCGTCATTTCCAAGCCCTGGGCCGACGGTACGGATGCCTTTGCCTGCCGTGAGGCGTGGCTGGAGAACCTGCCCATGCTGCACTTCGCCTATTCCACCATCAATCCGGTGTCGATCAAGACCCTCATGCGGGCTGTGGGTCTGCCTGCCGGCCCGCTGCGCAAGCCGCTTCAGCCCGCTTCGGCGCCCGTGCTGCAAGCCGGCCTCGACGCTTTCGAGACACTGGGCCTCGGTAAAAAATATGGCCTGCGGATGGACCGGAACGCGATTGCTGCCGAGTGA
- a CDS encoding acyclic terpene utilization AtuA family protein, producing MSLVKIICPNGHLGFAPLKPESFHIGVDAGPDFIAADSGSDDVGPVPLGSDTCASPKAWQTRDLEDMLLASRRIGVPMIIGSAGDTGTDSRVDMYCDIIRDLARKHGLAPFRLGHFYSGVDRERVRAAIRSQEPVEGLDGRDALSEAELDATDRIVAVAGVHPYLDLLRKGADVIIGGRSSDCVVFAAPAIFRGAAEADAYFLGKALECASFCAEPYGAKETVMGEVRSDGVHITAMHPDQRCTIASVAGHAMYERSNPFLEHVAGGVLDMSRCHYEQVSEKTTRVTGQVFHHADRVRVKLEGSGKVGERYIGLVGIRDPYTIAHVDEVIGWARHQVEERFGTAGYELHYTVYGRNGVMGTMEPVRTPAHELCILVQGVAPTSEMAEEVTMTGTRQMFYARLPDVKGTAGSVAFPLDEVVRASAGYRWTLNHTIAVDDPMELFPTHITTIGG from the coding sequence ATGAGCCTTGTCAAGATCATCTGCCCCAATGGCCATCTGGGCTTCGCGCCGCTCAAGCCTGAAAGCTTCCATATCGGTGTCGACGCGGGCCCCGATTTCATTGCCGCCGATAGCGGCAGCGATGACGTGGGTCCGGTACCACTCGGTTCGGACACCTGCGCCAGTCCGAAGGCGTGGCAGACCCGCGATCTTGAGGACATGCTGCTGGCGTCCAGGAGGATCGGGGTACCGATGATCATCGGCTCCGCCGGCGATACCGGCACCGACAGCCGTGTCGACATGTATTGCGATATCATTCGCGATCTCGCGCGCAAGCATGGTCTTGCCCCCTTCAGACTCGGCCATTTCTACAGCGGGGTCGACAGGGAGAGGGTCCGTGCTGCCATCCGCTCGCAGGAGCCTGTGGAGGGACTGGACGGGCGCGATGCGCTGAGCGAAGCGGAACTGGACGCGACCGATCGCATCGTCGCGGTGGCAGGTGTCCATCCCTATCTCGATCTGCTGCGCAAGGGAGCCGATGTCATCATTGGCGGGCGGTCGTCGGATTGCGTGGTCTTTGCCGCACCGGCAATCTTCAGGGGAGCTGCGGAGGCGGATGCCTACTTCCTGGGCAAGGCGCTGGAATGTGCCTCCTTCTGTGCGGAGCCCTATGGAGCCAAGGAAACCGTCATGGGCGAGGTGCGGTCCGATGGCGTTCACATCACCGCGATGCACCCGGACCAACGCTGCACGATAGCTTCGGTGGCCGGTCACGCGATGTATGAGCGCTCGAACCCGTTCCTCGAACATGTGGCCGGCGGCGTGCTGGACATGAGCCGGTGCCATTACGAACAAGTCTCCGAAAAGACGACCCGCGTGACCGGACAGGTGTTCCATCATGCCGACCGGGTGCGGGTCAAGCTGGAGGGATCGGGCAAGGTGGGCGAGCGCTATATCGGACTGGTGGGGATCCGCGATCCCTACACGATCGCCCATGTCGACGAGGTGATCGGCTGGGCCAGACACCAGGTCGAGGAGCGCTTCGGCACCGCGGGCTACGAGCTGCATTACACGGTCTATGGCCGCAACGGCGTGATGGGGACGATGGAGCCGGTCAGGACGCCGGCCCACGAGCTGTGCATACTCGTCCAGGGTGTCGCTCCGACATCCGAGATGGCCGAAGAGGTGACGATGACCGGAACCCGGCAGATGTTCTATGCCCGGCTGCCCGACGTGAAGGGCACGGCGGGGTCCGTCGCGTTCCCGCTCGACGAGGTGGTGCGGGCCAGCGCCGGCTATCGCTGGACCCTGAACCACACCATCGCCGTAGATGATCCCATGGAACTCTTCCCGACCCACATCACCACGATCGGCGGCTGA
- a CDS encoding ABC transporter permease yields the protein MSAVADAALPVTETPLRRSLAIFAENRLAVAATLVVLLVLLAAVLAPWLAPHDPYETDLFRRLQPPFWVAGGEMAFPLGCDALGRDILSRIIYGARISIFIGAAVILVATTIGIVAGLAAGYLRGWPDILISRLVDILLGFPYLIFAIGLMAMMGPGLQNIILALAYKEWVIPCRVVRGETLSVRELEYVEAARAAGASSLQVMRYEILPNILSPVLVVATIRMAHVIILEASLSFLGLGVQPPMASWGSMVADGRQFMLQAWWVSTFPGLAILILVLAINVASQGLRDAFDPKLHD from the coding sequence ATGAGCGCGGTCGCCGACGCGGCCCTGCCCGTCACCGAAACCCCGCTGCGGCGGTCGCTGGCCATCTTTGCCGAAAACCGTCTGGCCGTTGCGGCGACGCTGGTGGTTCTCCTGGTGTTGCTGGCGGCCGTCCTCGCACCGTGGCTGGCGCCGCACGATCCCTACGAGACGGACCTGTTCCGCCGCCTCCAGCCTCCGTTCTGGGTGGCAGGAGGCGAGATGGCCTTCCCGCTCGGATGTGATGCGCTTGGCAGGGATATCCTTTCGAGGATCATCTACGGCGCGCGAATTTCCATCTTCATCGGTGCGGCGGTCATCCTCGTGGCAACGACGATCGGCATCGTCGCCGGTCTGGCGGCCGGCTATCTGCGCGGCTGGCCGGACATCCTGATCTCGCGGCTCGTCGATATCCTCCTCGGTTTCCCCTATCTGATCTTTGCCATAGGGCTCATGGCCATGATGGGGCCGGGGTTGCAGAACATCATCCTTGCGCTCGCCTACAAGGAATGGGTCATCCCGTGCCGGGTGGTGCGCGGGGAAACGCTGTCGGTGCGCGAACTCGAATATGTCGAGGCGGCGCGGGCGGCCGGCGCCTCCAGCCTGCAGGTCATGCGGTACGAGATCCTCCCCAACATCCTTTCGCCGGTGCTGGTGGTGGCAACCATCCGCATGGCCCATGTCATCATCCTCGAAGCCAGTCTTTCGTTCCTGGGCCTTGGCGTGCAGCCGCCCATGGCGAGCTGGGGGTCGATGGTTGCCGACGGGCGGCAGTTCATGCTCCAGGCGTGGTGGGTCAGCACGTTCCCCGGACTGGCCATCCTCATTCTCGTCCTTGCCATCAATGTCGCCAGCCAGGGATTGCGCGACGCCTTCGATCCCAAGCTCCATGACTGA
- a CDS encoding sigma-54-dependent Fis family transcriptional regulator encodes MSALDRIHGNSCEIEAMRALVRKIATSPARCVLIYGETGTGKGLVARALHELSSRAPFEFVDINCAAIPASLLESELFGHERGAFTGAVGRRVGLIEVADKGTLFLDEVRELDSVLQAKLLTLLDTARFRRIGAEQSIGTDVRFVAATNRILFGEVKAGHFREDLYYRLQVISINLPPLRERGDDVLLLAEHFIERFSRIYGRTIKGMEPSVVEVFRYHRWPGNVRELENLIERIIALEEDDCILASHIPPRIMREVEGSCPRGGIDDGSSHGDFHVRTEVFQRRLIADALKAANGRSGEAARRLGLSRHALRHQMRKLRLLDP; translated from the coding sequence TTGAGCGCACTCGACCGGATTCATGGCAACAGCTGCGAGATCGAGGCCATGCGGGCGCTGGTGCGCAAGATCGCCACGAGCCCGGCCCGCTGCGTTCTCATCTACGGCGAGACCGGAACCGGCAAGGGGCTGGTCGCCCGGGCCCTGCACGAATTGTCCTCGCGCGCACCCTTCGAGTTCGTCGACATCAATTGTGCCGCCATTCCGGCGAGCCTGCTCGAATCGGAACTCTTCGGGCACGAGCGCGGCGCATTCACCGGGGCCGTCGGACGACGTGTCGGTCTGATCGAGGTTGCCGACAAGGGAACGCTGTTTCTCGATGAAGTCCGGGAACTCGACAGCGTTCTCCAGGCCAAACTGTTGACGCTGCTCGATACGGCCCGCTTCCGCCGCATCGGCGCGGAGCAGTCCATCGGCACCGATGTCCGCTTTGTCGCGGCCACCAACCGGATCCTGTTCGGCGAGGTCAAGGCAGGACATTTCCGCGAGGATCTCTACTACCGCCTGCAAGTCATCAGCATCAACCTGCCACCGCTGCGTGAGCGTGGCGACGACGTGCTGCTGCTGGCGGAACATTTCATCGAACGCTTTTCGCGGATCTATGGCCGCACCATCAAGGGCATGGAACCGTCGGTCGTCGAGGTTTTCCGATATCATCGGTGGCCGGGGAATGTTCGCGAACTCGAGAATCTCATCGAACGCATCATTGCGCTCGAAGAAGATGATTGCATCCTCGCCAGTCATATCCCGCCGCGGATCATGCGCGAAGTCGAGGGTTCGTGCCCGCGGGGAGGCATCGACGACGGCTCGTCTCATGGCGATTTCCATGTCCGCACCGAGGTCTTCCAGCGCCGCCTGATCGCCGATGCCCTCAAGGCCGCCAACGGTCGGTCGGGAGAAGCGGCCAGACGCCTCGGCCTTTCGCGTCATGCCCTCCGCCACCAGATGCGGAAGCTGCGATTGCTCGACCCATGA
- a CDS encoding DUF4387 domain-containing protein, protein MTRHYLKDLAKTVRSKNAGVDKITFDIIFTDRDIYEKVRDSGSLTRERVERLFGVPPEQITDFVTFDPAMAIKFTIRRERPSGSPGDADIFGAQQYPPLLDLEIDLDPEHDAG, encoded by the coding sequence ATGACCAGGCACTATCTCAAGGATCTCGCAAAGACCGTGCGCAGCAAGAATGCGGGCGTCGACAAGATCACCTTCGATATCATCTTCACCGACCGCGATATCTACGAGAAGGTGCGCGACAGCGGCAGCCTGACGCGCGAAAGGGTCGAGCGGCTGTTCGGCGTGCCACCGGAGCAGATCACGGATTTCGTCACCTTCGATCCGGCCATGGCGATCAAGTTCACGATTCGCCGCGAGCGCCCGTCAGGCAGCCCCGGTGACGCCGACATCTTCGGTGCGCAGCAATACCCGCCCCTGCTCGACCTCGAAATCGACCTCGACCCGGAACATGATGCAGGCTGA
- a CDS encoding PLP-dependent cysteine synthase family protein encodes MSGIGSCCCPQLAPLPVSADRDWAHQAIDLLQGDARRSADTHLVKPVFPGLSGISIYLKDESTHPTGSLKHRLARSLFLYGICNGSIGPRTTLVEASSGSTAVSEAYFAHLLGLPFIAVTPASTSTAKITAIERFGGRCHLVASPAAVYGEAARIAHETSGHYLDQFTYAERATDWRGNNNIAESIFGQMEGETHPVPDWVVMSAGTGGTSATLGRYIRYRKLASRLCVVDVENSTFYESWCRRDRSLTCALPSRIEGIGRPRVEPSFIPEVIDHMIRVPDAASLAAAHILSERLFRRVGGSTGTNFFGMLWIAANMLRDGRPGSLVSLICDSGDRYGSTYFNPDWLDANGLDLAPWKAMIETFLDTGIWNQPATR; translated from the coding sequence ATGAGCGGTATCGGATCCTGCTGCTGCCCTCAGCTCGCCCCGCTGCCGGTTTCGGCAGATCGCGACTGGGCACACCAAGCTATCGACCTCCTTCAGGGCGATGCCCGCCGGTCGGCGGACACCCATCTGGTCAAGCCGGTCTTCCCCGGCCTGTCCGGCATCTCGATCTACCTGAAGGATGAGAGCACCCATCCAACCGGAAGCCTCAAGCACCGGCTGGCCCGCTCCCTGTTCCTCTACGGCATCTGCAACGGCAGCATCGGACCGCGCACGACACTGGTCGAGGCATCATCCGGTTCCACGGCGGTTTCCGAGGCCTATTTTGCCCATCTGCTCGGATTGCCGTTCATCGCCGTGACGCCGGCGTCGACGAGCACCGCCAAGATCACCGCCATCGAGCGTTTCGGCGGACGTTGCCATCTGGTTGCGTCACCCGCCGCAGTCTATGGCGAGGCCGCGCGCATCGCACATGAAACCAGCGGCCATTATCTCGACCAGTTCACCTATGCCGAACGCGCCACTGACTGGCGTGGTAACAACAATATCGCCGAGAGTATCTTTGGGCAGATGGAAGGCGAGACCCACCCCGTTCCGGACTGGGTGGTCATGAGCGCCGGTACCGGCGGCACATCGGCGACGCTGGGCCGCTACATCCGTTATCGCAAGCTGGCGAGCCGGCTCTGCGTTGTCGACGTCGAGAACTCGACCTTCTACGAAAGCTGGTGTCGACGCGACCGGTCGCTGACCTGTGCCCTGCCATCGCGCATCGAGGGGATAGGCCGTCCGCGGGTCGAGCCTTCCTTCATCCCCGAAGTCATCGACCACATGATCCGGGTGCCCGACGCGGCTTCTCTGGCTGCGGCACACATCCTTTCGGAGCGATTGTTCCGCAGGGTCGGCGGTTCCACCGGGACAAATTTCTTCGGCATGTTGTGGATCGCCGCGAACATGCTGCGCGACGGCCGCCCGGGCTCGCTCGTGTCGCTCATCTGCGACAGCGGCGACCGCTACGGCTCCACCTATTTCAATCCGGACTGGCTGGACGCCAACGGCCTCGACCTCGCCCCCTGGAAGGCGATGATCGAGACGTTCCTGGACACGGGCATATGGAACCAGCCCGCCACCCGATGA
- a CDS encoding ATP-binding cassette domain-containing protein, which yields MSETFLRVRGLTKHYEIGGSMFGRLIGRPGHAVRAVDGVDLSMARGETLGLIGESGCGKSTLGRTLLRLLEPTGGTVELDGEDVTGADASQLKALRRRMQIIFQDPYASLNPRQNVFSIIARPLKLHGERDADVIRRKVVAIAGRVGLSHEMLQRFPHQFSGGQRQRIGIARALVLEPDLVVCDEPVSALDVSIQAQVIELLAELRRELSLTYLFVSHDIAVIGYVSDRVAVMYLGEIVETGPARRVIAQPSHPYTQALISAAPKTHAGSSARIRLDGDPPSPIDPPAGCRFHTRCPHAMPVCRQKSPDAVMLEGDVSVRCHLHGNEGRA from the coding sequence ATGAGCGAGACCTTTCTGCGTGTGAGAGGATTGACCAAGCATTACGAGATCGGTGGCAGCATGTTCGGCAGGCTCATCGGGCGCCCGGGGCATGCGGTTCGGGCCGTGGATGGCGTAGACCTGAGCATGGCCCGCGGAGAGACGCTGGGCCTGATCGGCGAGAGCGGGTGCGGGAAGTCGACGCTGGGGCGGACCCTGCTGCGGCTGCTGGAGCCCACGGGTGGAACGGTGGAGCTCGACGGTGAGGACGTCACCGGGGCCGATGCGTCGCAGCTCAAGGCGTTGCGACGGCGCATGCAGATCATTTTCCAGGATCCCTATGCCTCGCTGAACCCGCGGCAGAACGTCTTTTCCATCATCGCCCGTCCCTTGAAGCTGCATGGCGAGCGCGATGCTGACGTCATCCGGCGCAAGGTTGTCGCGATCGCGGGTCGGGTCGGCCTGTCGCACGAGATGCTCCAGCGTTTCCCCCATCAGTTCTCCGGTGGACAGCGTCAGCGCATCGGCATTGCGCGTGCCCTCGTGCTGGAACCGGACCTTGTCGTCTGCGACGAGCCGGTGTCGGCGCTGGATGTCTCCATTCAGGCCCAGGTGATCGAACTGCTGGCCGAACTGCGCCGGGAATTGTCGCTGACCTACCTGTTCGTCAGTCATGACATCGCCGTCATCGGCTATGTCAGCGATCGTGTGGCGGTCATGTATCTGGGCGAGATCGTCGAGACCGGTCCCGCCAGACGGGTCATCGCCCAGCCCAGCCATCCCTATACGCAGGCACTCATTTCCGCGGCACCGAAGACCCATGCCGGATCGTCGGCGCGCATCAGGCTCGACGGCGATCCGCCCTCGCCGATCGACCCGCCCGCCGGCTGCCGGTTTCACACCCGCTGCCCGCATGCCATGCCCGTCTGTCGTCAAAAATCGCCCGACGCGGTCATGCTGGAAGGCGATGTCAGCGTACGTTGCCATCTGCATGGCAATGAAGGTCGCGCATGA
- a CDS encoding ABC transporter ATP-binding protein: MTDALLEVRGLRTVFATRHGDLVAVDGVDFAVNAGECVGVVGESGSGKSVTFQSVMGLVRPPGRIDRGSVRLEGRELVGLDDRAWRRIRGRQMAMTLQDALTSLNPAFTIGEQIAETLGAHGMALGRRATRERSLELLRLVGIPAPETRLRDYPHQFSGGMRQRIMIAIALACEPKLLIADEPTTALDVTIQAQVLELLDRLRRELGMAVVIITHDLGVVAEYCDRVMVMYAGQIVERAATRELIDQPLHPYAVGLLASIPDLDHLDKAISPIPGQPPDLARLPAGCRFAPRCMQAHGRCMQPVMLEDRAPGRAVRCVLGSSS; encoded by the coding sequence ATGACTGATGCCCTGCTCGAAGTCCGCGGCCTGCGAACGGTCTTTGCCACCCGGCATGGCGACCTTGTCGCCGTGGACGGTGTCGATTTCGCGGTGAATGCCGGCGAATGCGTCGGCGTGGTCGGCGAAAGCGGTTCCGGCAAGAGCGTGACATTCCAGAGCGTCATGGGACTGGTACGTCCGCCCGGCCGGATCGACCGCGGCAGCGTGCGGCTGGAAGGTCGCGAACTGGTCGGTCTCGACGACCGGGCCTGGCGGCGGATTCGCGGGCGGCAGATGGCGATGACCCTTCAGGATGCCCTGACCTCGCTCAACCCGGCCTTCACGATCGGCGAGCAGATCGCCGAGACCCTCGGGGCACACGGTATGGCCCTCGGCCGGCGCGCGACGCGCGAGCGTTCCCTCGAACTGCTGCGTCTGGTGGGTATCCCTGCACCGGAGACCCGGTTGCGTGACTATCCGCACCAGTTTTCGGGTGGCATGCGCCAGCGGATCATGATCGCCATCGCGCTGGCGTGCGAACCGAAACTGCTGATCGCCGACGAACCGACAACGGCGCTGGATGTCACCATCCAGGCCCAGGTGCTGGAACTGCTCGACCGGCTGCGTCGCGAGCTCGGCATGGCCGTGGTGATCATTACCCACGATCTGGGCGTTGTTGCGGAATATTGCGACCGGGTGATGGTGATGTATGCAGGGCAGATCGTCGAGCGGGCGGCGACACGCGAGCTCATCGATCAGCCGCTGCATCCCTATGCCGTCGGCCTGCTGGCCTCGATTCCCGATCTCGATCATCTGGACAAGGCGATTTCCCCCATTCCGGGACAGCCGCCCGATCTGGCACGCCTGCCTGCCGGATGCCGCTTTGCCCCGCGCTGCATGCAGGCGCACGGGCGCTGCATGCAGCCGGTGATGCTGGAGGATCGGGCGCCGGGCAGGGCGGTGCGCTGCGTGCTTGGAAGTTCCTCATGA
- a CDS encoding SDR family oxidoreductase, whose protein sequence is MDMGIAGRRALLTGASRGMGLACATALAGEGVEVTIVARNEETLCRAARHIEVATGTRVAFVAADITTDEGRRKALGACPQPDILLNNAGGFPPGDFRDWDRNTWIAAIDLMMLPPILMIREVFDGMMERGFGRIVNIASRSVKIAQPEMGLSNGARSGLVGFMAGIARAGTYRGVTVNTLLPGIFDTDAQRDHVAALAAETGRGFDEIWNERAAGNPARRYGRAEEIAAYFTFLCSVHAGFITGQNLMIDGGSYPGTY, encoded by the coding sequence ATGGATATGGGGATTGCCGGCAGGCGGGCCTTGTTGACGGGAGCAAGCAGGGGCATGGGCCTCGCCTGCGCGACGGCACTCGCCGGCGAAGGTGTCGAAGTGACGATCGTTGCCCGCAACGAGGAGACCCTGTGCCGTGCTGCCCGGCACATCGAGGTCGCGACGGGCACGCGGGTGGCCTTCGTCGCCGCCGACATCACCACCGACGAGGGTCGTCGCAAGGCCCTTGGCGCCTGCCCGCAACCGGACATCCTACTCAACAATGCGGGAGGTTTCCCGCCCGGCGATTTTCGCGACTGGGACAGAAACACCTGGATCGCCGCCATCGACCTCATGATGCTGCCTCCCATCCTCATGATCCGCGAGGTCTTTGACGGAATGATGGAGCGCGGCTTCGGCCGCATCGTCAACATCGCCTCGCGCAGCGTGAAGATCGCGCAGCCGGAAATGGGGCTTTCCAACGGCGCACGTTCGGGCCTCGTGGGGTTCATGGCGGGTATTGCACGGGCCGGGACATATCGCGGCGTAACGGTCAACACGCTCCTGCCGGGCATCTTCGATACCGATGCACAGCGCGATCACGTGGCGGCACTTGCCGCCGAAACGGGGCGCGGTTTCGACGAGATCTGGAACGAGCGCGCTGCTGGCAATCCCGCCCGCCGCTATGGCCGTGCCGAAGAAATTGCCGCCTACTTCACCTTCCTCTGCTCGGTTCACGCGGGTTTCATCACCGGCCAGAACCTCATGATCGACGGCGGCAGCTATCCCGGAACCTATTGA